A region from the Lolium perenne isolate Kyuss_39 chromosome 4, Kyuss_2.0, whole genome shotgun sequence genome encodes:
- the LOC127348055 gene encoding uncharacterized protein, whose product MDKDASTGGGGKVFDHVDDSGDAVFSGLGNLSSNMTDDADESADKTIRESLDLLNQDFAAYSADSLPRFLDPPVFDRTPAVEKGNMGSPVFYYTPLRQVLESEPVEATPLMEETQSQSVAACEGKGETIC is encoded by the exons ATGGATAAGGATGCTTCGACTGGTGGTGGAG gGAAGGTATTTGATCATGTTGATGATTCTGGTGATGCTGTGTTTTCTGGTTTGGGGAATTTATCTTCTAATATGACAGATGATGCTGATGAGTCAG CTGACAAGACTATAAGAGAATCTCTGGATTTGCTGAACCAGGATTTTGCTGCATATTCTGCTGACAGTTTACCGCGTTTCTTAGATCCCCCAGTATTTGACAGGACTCCTGCTGTTGAGAAGGGTAACATGGGCAGCCCTGTTTTTTATTATACTCCTCTGCGGCAAGTTCTTGAATCTGAACCAGTTGAAGCTACACCTTTGATGGAAGAAACCCAATCTCAGTCTGTGGCTG CTTGCGAAGGAAAAGGAGAGACAATCTGCTAA
- the LOC127348053 gene encoding uncharacterized protein, whose protein sequence is MKVLYTNAAASVEEWITNAEASLHSSARKIVGLDVEYDKLSGTYFSPKKAAVIQLCVGTDVLVYHICHADERSEKLYDFFHGYRYTFAGFCVAEDRTILSRSKYYVHNVKDIQAIWRDPDNKKRTQGLKDVAGAIIDPIYFEMKDGFGRAEHRMWANPPPLPPKHLEYAARDAYATYEVFLRLDVFERGFFSLFKHPEKKRGKDW, encoded by the coding sequence ATGAAGGTTTTGTACACAAATGCAGCAGCTAGTGTTGAGGAGTGGATCACCAATGCTGAAGCTTCCCTACATTCTTCTGCTAGGAAGATTGTTGGTCTTGATGTTGAGTATGATAAACTCAGTGGAACCTATTTCAGTCCGAAGAAAGCTGCTGTGATCCAGCTATGTGTTGGCACTGATGTTCTTGTGTACCACATATGCCATGCTGATGAGAGGAGTGAAAAGTTGTATGATTTCTTTCATGGCTATAGGTACACTTTTGCTGGGTTTTGCGTCGCAGAAGACCGCACCATTCTTTCACGTTCAAAGTACTATGTTCATAATGTGAAGGATATCCAGGCAATATGGAGAGATCCGGACAACAAGAAGAGAACTCAAGGTCTGAAGGATGTtgctggagctattatagatccaatctattttgagatgaaggatggtTTTGGAAGGGCAGAGCACAGGATGTGGGCTAATCCGCCGCCTCTACCGCCTAAGCACTTGGAATATGCTGCACGGGATGCATATGCCACGTATGAGGTTTTTCTGAGGCTGGATGTGTTTGAGAGGGGCTTCTTCTCCTTATTCAAACATCCCGAGAAGAAGCGTGGCAAGGATTGGTGA